Proteins from a single region of Streptomyces sp. TN58:
- a CDS encoding class I SAM-dependent methyltransferase: MADATGTADTTDAAGRAGTDWQAWQDSWDRQQEWYMPDREERFRVMLDMVEALVGPTPRVLDLACGTGSITDRVLKRFPGATSTGVDLDPALLTIARGHFAGDERVTFVTADLKDPDWRAALPHGSYDAVLTATALHWLRSEHLAVLYTQLAPLLAPGGVFMNADHMPDPATPRLNAAEHAHRHAGMDRARAAGAVDWREWWALAAAEPALAEPTARRFEIYGEHADGDTPSAAWHAETLRAAGFAEARTVWCSPSDALVLGLK; encoded by the coding sequence ATGGCTGATGCGACGGGCACGGCGGACACGACCGACGCGGCGGGACGGGCCGGTACCGACTGGCAGGCCTGGCAGGACAGCTGGGACCGGCAGCAGGAGTGGTACATGCCCGACCGCGAGGAGCGGTTCCGGGTGATGCTGGACATGGTCGAGGCACTGGTGGGACCCACCCCCCGGGTGCTGGATCTCGCATGCGGTACGGGAAGTATTACGGACCGCGTCCTCAAGCGGTTCCCGGGAGCCACCAGTACGGGCGTCGATCTCGACCCCGCGCTGTTGACCATCGCCCGGGGCCACTTCGCCGGCGACGAGCGGGTCACCTTCGTGACCGCCGACCTCAAGGACCCCGACTGGCGTGCGGCCCTCCCCCACGGCTCCTACGACGCGGTGCTGACCGCCACCGCCCTGCACTGGCTGCGCAGCGAGCACCTGGCCGTGCTGTACACGCAGCTCGCGCCGCTGCTGGCCCCCGGCGGGGTGTTCATGAACGCCGACCACATGCCCGACCCGGCCACCCCGCGCCTCAACGCCGCCGAACACGCCCACCGGCACGCGGGCATGGACCGGGCCAGGGCGGCCGGGGCGGTGGACTGGCGCGAGTGGTGGGCCCTGGCCGCCGCCGAGCCGGCGCTCGCCGAGCCCACCGCCCGCCGCTTCGAGATCTACGGGGAGCACGCGGACGGCGACACCCCCTCCGCGGCCTGGCACGCCGAGACGCTGCGCGCGGCGGGCTTCGCCGAGGCCCGTACGGTCTGGTGCTCGCCCTCGGACGCGCTGGTCCTAGGTCTGAAGTAG